The proteins below are encoded in one region of Telopea speciosissima isolate NSW1024214 ecotype Mountain lineage chromosome 10, Tspe_v1, whole genome shotgun sequence:
- the LOC122641507 gene encoding protein gamma response 1 has protein sequence MGEYSQMPPHLALSADKDDGKYLSGLSTVMVATIQEVKDRMSQIEHIFCGELFPKFQLNSKNLEESFAEAKRTEDEWRKKEKSLLFIIEELQFEKKHIIEQNQRLVASFKLKLVNNNELVEEGPTNEKQLPDKIESLGVNEEVDKFHEHIRQGIEELTWIKSCGEKASQMVNSEEILNEHQMDMLLSTMRSVKEKVFELQYKLEYKNREMAEGREKQANLLKMLESSYNVELVKDRLLQELLSNKEMLLSKIESLEKNISTLQYEIHQQTKEVANGEGLQKKLRRKLESEDFVIQKINQQLEEHAVNKIRLLSTIKSLEKDVDDLQHQLTQKSLQVAQLTQSREKLLKNVQSNVFRLQYEVKLGTEEMSEGKKLEEKLLGVIESKSSQIVDLKAKLENMKENANDLKEELQKKTWEADERRNEHEKDKKMFLEKTKSLEENPVHLLYELKWKKEEISESKKLHEKLRGMVESKASQIEDLLVKLDSAKENANELKVELRKKTGEVDERRNEHEKDKEMLLEKTKSLEEKVGHLQYELKCKTEEMAEKRKVHEKLLGMVESKASQIVNLLAKLESVEKNANKRKDIREITEEIAAGSKLPEKLVQQSELETSDILQNEYLWSKHEKEKKLLQERVESLESTVDELQNELKQKTEEVAEGKKLQEELLQKVESTVSQIMKEKWKNREMIASYKSLKSQYNFLCSKFGLTAENTLHNRMEEESNSSRLHHTHGVSQENENKDPDTPVSTSNANKQKNEINPQEKLENDGRSGLNHCSSSRSPACRSSSASTCPTYVQPKLLSGIKRPFSNWRDTRSAGRRDLHHDFLCTPMENIKANLNTAAKGEIPDFPLPAPEGIDPESSDDETQDIHVDPSPKKHQLSTRRPEVKNFKYVEPVRKRAEREKLKGIECKQCKKFYDAVLPDGEGLGTDNISTRNFRCEHHDGVSRHRYKYIPPMTPEGFWNIGFDSDI, from the exons ggaaaagtcTCTGTTATTTATAATTGAAGAGCTTCAGTTTGAAAAGAAACACATCATTGAACAAAACCAGCGATTGGTTGCCTCTTTCAAACTGAAATTAGTGAATAACAATGAGCTGGTAGAGGAAGGACCAACAAATGAAAAACAGCTTCCAGACAAAATTGAAAGTTTAGGGGTGAATGAAGAGGTTGATAAGTTCCATGAGCATATCAGACAGGGGATTGAGGAACTGACCTGGATAAAGAGCTGTGGAGAAAAAGCCTCTCAGATGGTGAATAGTGAGGAGATTTTGAATGAGCATCAAATGGATATGCTTCTTTCCACAATGAGAAGTgtaaaggagaaagtttttgAGCTCCAGTACAAGCTTGAGTATAAGAATCGAGAAATGGCTGAAGGAAGGGAAAAACAGGCAAATTTACTCAAGATGCTTGAATCAAGCTATAAtgtggaattggtgaaagaccgGCTTTTGCAGGAGCTTTTGAGTAACAAGGAAATGCTTCTGTCCAAAATAGAAAGCCTGGAGAAGAATATTTCTACGCTCCAATATGAGATTCACCAGCAGACTAAGGAAGTGGCTAATGGAGAAGGCTTGCAAAAAAAACTACGCAGGAAGCTTGAATCAGAAGACTTTGTGATACAGAAGATCAATCAGCAGTTGGAAGAGCATGCAGTAAATAAGATACGGCTCCTGTCTACAATAAAATCTCTGGAGAAGGATGTGGATGACCTCCAACATCAGCTTACACAGAAGAGTCTTCAAGTGGCCCAGTTAACTCAATCAAGAGAGAAACTACTAAAGAATGTTCAATCAAATGTTTTTCGTCTCCAATATGAGGTCAAGCTTGGCACTGAAGAAATGTCTGAAGGAAAGAAATTGGAAGAGAAGCTACTTGGAGTCATTGAATCAAAATCATCTCAGATAGTGGATCTTAAGGCCAAACTGGAAAACATGAAAGAGAATGCCAATGACCTCAAAGAGGAACTGCAAAAAAAGACTTGGGAAGCAGAtgagagaagaaatgagcatgagaaagataagaaaatgtttctggaaaaaacaaaaagtctAGAGGAGAATCCTGTTCATCTCCTGTACGAACTCAagtggaaaaaagaagaaatatctGAGAGCAAGAAATTGCACGAAAAATTACGAGGAATGGTTGAATCAAAAGCCTCCCAGATAGAGGATCTTTTGGTCAAACTGGACAGTGCAAAGGAAAACGCCAATGAGCTCAAAGTGGAGCTTAGGAAAAAGACTGGGGAAGTAGATGAGAGAAGGAATGAGCATGAGAAGGACAAGGAAATGCTtctggaaaaaacaaaaagtctAGAGGAGAAAGTTGGTCATCTCCAGTATGAGCTCAAGTGCAAAACTGAAGAAATGGCCGAGAAAAGGAAAGTGCATGAAAAACTACTAGGCATGGTTGAATCAAAAGCCTCTCAGATAGTGAACCTTCTGGCCAAACTAGAAAGTGTAGAGAAGAATGCCAATAAGCGCAAAGACATCAGAGAAATAACTGAAGAAATAGCTGCGGGAAGTAAATTGCCAGAGAAATTAGTCCAGCAATCTGAATTGGAAACATCAGACATATTACAGAATGAGTATTTGTGGAGCAAGcatgaaaaagagaagaaactactTCAAGAAAGAGTTGAAAGTTTAGAGTCTACTGTTGATGAGCTTCAAAATGAGCTCAAGCAGAAGACAGAAGAAGTGGCCGAGGGAAAGAAACTGCAAGAAGAATTACTCCAGAAGGTTGAATCAACTGTCTCTCAGATAATGAAGGAGAAgtggaaaaatagagaaatgatTGCTTCCTACAAAAGTTTGAAATCACAATACAACTTCCTCTGCAGCAAGTTTGGTCTAACTGCAGAAAATACACTCCACAACCGGATGGAAGAGGAAAGTAATTCATCAAGGCTTCATCATACTCATGGAGTCTCACAAG aaaatgaaaataaagatcCAGATACTCCTGTCTCCACTTCCAATGCGAACAAACAAAAGAATGAGATCAATCCCCaggaaaaattggaaaatgatggaaggtctggtttaaatcactGCTCAAGTTCCCGCTCACCTGCTTGCAGGTCCTCTAGTGCATCTACATGTCCCACCTATGTGCAACCCAAATTACTTTCTGGGATAAAGCGACCATTTTCTAATTGGAGAGACACTAGGTCTGCAGGGAGGAGGGATTTGCATCATGATTTTCTTTGTACTCCCATGGAGAATATTAAAGCGAACTTAAACACAGCTGCGAAGGGAGAGATCCCTGATTTTCCACTCCCAGCTCCGGAAGGCATTGATCCTGAGAGCTCAGATGATGAAACACAAGATATACATGTTGATCCTTCACCAAAAAAACATCAACTATCAACTAGAAGGCCTGAGGTAAAAAATTTTAAGTATGTGGAACCAGTGAGAAAGAGAGCGGAAAGAGAGAAACTGAAAGGTATTGAATGCAAGCAGTGCAAGAAATTCTATGATGCTGTTCTACCTGATGGTGAAGGTTTGGGCACAGATAATATTAGCACTCGCAATTTCCGTTGTGAGCATCATGATGGTGTTTCAAGGCATCGGTATAAGTACATTCCACCTATGACTCCTGAAGGATTTTGGAATATTGGATTTGATTCTGACATTTGA
- the LOC122641930 gene encoding exo-poly-alpha-D-galacturonosidase, whose product MAPLRLSPLATFLFSLVFSIIQSQSFTSTSTTIQLPRSNTSFSVIDYGAAGDGKNYDTQHIQAAIDDCSAAGGGRVTFPAGDYLTATIYLRSRVVLEIEKGARILGGTRLEDYPKESRRWYVVLAENAIDVGITGGGVIDGQGLKFVERLDPRKNVMVSWNRTGDCYGDECRPRLVGFLDCRNVNVWDVRLTDPAYWCLHIVRCQNTSIHDISIYGDFNIPNNDGIDIEDSNNTFITRCNINTGDDAICPKTSTGPLVNLTVTDSWIRTKSCAIKLGSASWFNFESMLFDNITITDSHRGLGFQIRDGGNVSGITFSNIKISTRYYDPSWWGRAEPIYVTSCPRDLNSKAGSISDLLFVNISAVSENGVFLSGCKGGLLSNLKFINVNLTYRRWTPFPGGLIDYRPGCRGLVNHSIAGIIMEHIKGLEIENMSMRWFDGHTRRWNNPFDFRPSTVNDISLLNFHSGLYEQ is encoded by the exons ATGGCCCCTCTTCGACTCTCGCCGTTAGCgactttcctcttctctttagTATTCTCGATCATCCAATCACAATCATTCACGTCAACAAGTACAACCATTCAGCTCCCTCGATCAAATACCTCGTTCTCCGTCATCGATTACGGCGCCGCCGGCGACGGTAAGAACTATGACACGCAACACATACAAGCGGCGATCGATGACTGCTCCGCTGCTGGTGGTGGACGGGTGACATTTCCCGCCGGAGACTACCTGACGGCGACGATTTACCTGAGATCGAGGGTAGTGTTGGAGATCGAGAAGGGAGCGAGGATATTGGGAGGGACGAGATTGGAGGACTATCCGAAGGAGTCGAGGAGATGGTACGTTGTGTTGGCGGAGAACGCGATAGACGTAGGGATCACCGGAGGAGGAGTGATCGACGGTCAGGGATTGAAGTTCGTGGAGCGGTTGGATCCTCGGAAGAACGTGATGGTTAGCTGGAACAGAACGGGTGATTGTTACGGGGATGAGTGCCGGCCGAGACTCGTGGGTTTCCTTGATTGCCGGAATGTTAACGTTTGGGACGTCAGATTGACGGATCCCGCTTATTGGTG CCTGCACATTGTTAGGTGCCAAAACACATCAATTCATGATATTTCAATTTATGGGGACTTCAACATCCCAAACAATGATGGAATAGATATAGAGGATTCAAATAACACTTTCATCACAAGATGCAACATCAATACAGGGGATGATGCAATATGCCCTAAGACATCCACAGGCCCCCTTGTTAATTTGACTGTTACAGACAGTTGGATTAGAACAAAATCTTGTGCAATCAAGCTTGGCAGTGCAAGTTGGTTCAATTTTGAAAGTATGTTGTTTGACAACATCACTATTACTGATTCTCACAGAGGGCTTGGATTCCAGATACGTGATGGAG GAAATGTGAGTGGCATTACCTTTTCAAATATTAAGATCAGTACAAGATACTATGATCCTTCATGGTGGGGGAGAGCAGAGCCTATCTATGTGACAAGTTGCCCACGAGACTTGAACTCCAAAGCTGGTTCCATCTCTGATCTGCTTTTTGTTAACATATCGGCCGTTTCAGAAAATGGGGTCTTCTTGTCTGGCTGCAAAGGTGGGCTTCTTAGCAACCTGAAATTCATTAATGTGAACCTTACCTATAGAAGATGGACACCGTTCCCAGGTGGATTGATAGATTACAGGCCAGGATGCCGAGGACTTGTGAATCATAGCATAGCTGGGATTATTATGGAGCACATTAAAGGATTAGAGATAGAAAATATGAGCATGAGATGGTTCGACGGTCACACAAGGCGATGGAATAACCCTTTTGACTTCAGGCCTTCAACTGTTAATGATATATCTTTGCTCAATTTCCACTCTGGTCTCTACGAGCAGTAG